Proteins co-encoded in one Nicotiana sylvestris chromosome 7, ASM39365v2, whole genome shotgun sequence genomic window:
- the LOC104237110 gene encoding zinc finger CCCH domain-containing protein 61, which translates to MEGLCAEQHHHKFHPSHQLYLNKKSLRDIDIPPRKLLSRRSNLSADPVSDMFMDSPKSDSDTLFQKFLPYNSLDEDDSDPYSSDHFRMYEFKVRRCTRSRSHDWTDCPFAHPGEKARRRDPRRFHYSGTVCSEFRKGNCSRGDNCEFAHGVFECWLHPTRYRTEACKDGKNCKRKVCFFAHTPRQLRVLPPSCHESSGPGSSPRNSPVEKKYRNLNHCCMFCHSVSASPTSTLMGMSHMSPPMSPSLSPPLSPAKTQFSSPMSRYSDRFGSVESSCGMGQLDHAGLMSYKDALTELVSSLEAMNVNANHEANSSSSSAAAAAVNNFDGKLPWLDVSFNNNNINNYDDQHQFLLSPYSTPSPSPVSSSRTKFYTRDFPSPSPVSSSGLSFSPVSSSNMSFVEDTKNNATNRYYNENGLGGPDFGWVNDLLT; encoded by the coding sequence ATGGAAGGGCTTTGTGCTGAACAACATCATCACAAGTTTCATCCCTCTCACCAACTTTACCTTAACAAGAAATCTCTTCGTGATATTGACATTcccccaagaaaactcctcagcCGCCGTTCTAATCTCTCCGCCGACCCTGTCTCCGACATGTTTATGGACTCACCTAAATCAGATTCAGACACCCTTTTCCAGAAATTCTTGCCTTACAACAGCCTTGACGAGGATGATTCTGATCCGTACTCTTCCGACCACTTTCGTATGTACGAGTTCAAGGTCCGCCGTTGTACTCGTAGCCGCAGCCACGACTGGACTGACTGCCCTTTCGCTCATCCTGGTGAGAAAGCTCGTCGGAGAGACCCAAGAAGATTCCATTATTCTGGAACTGTTTGCTCTGAATTCCGTAAAGGAAATTGTAGCCGAGGTGATAACTGTGAGTTTGCACACGGGGTGTTTGAATGTTGGCTTCACCCAACTCGGTACAGGACTGAAGCATGCAAAGATGGGAAAAACTGCAAACGCAAGGTTTGTTTCTTTGCACATACTCCACGTCAACTTCGTGTTCTGCCACCTAGTTGTCACGAAAGTAGTGGTCCTGGTTCATCTCCAAGAAACTCTCCAGTTGAGAAAAAGTACAGAAATCTTAACCATTGCTGTATGTTTTGTCACTCTGTTTCTGCTTCTCCTACATCTACTTTAATGGGTATGTCACATATGTCGCCGCCTATGTCTCCATCTCTGTCGCCGCCACTTTCCCCAGCAAAAACTCAGTTCTCATCACCTATGTCACGTTACAGTGATCGTTTTGGGAGTGTAGAATCATCATGTGGAATGGGTCAGCTGGATCATGCTGGATTAATGAGTTACAAGGATGCACTTACTGAATTGGTTAGCTCTTTAGAAGCTATGAATGTGAATGCGAATCATGAAgccaattcttcttcttcttcagctgctgctgctgctgttaaTAATTTTGATGGGAAATTACCATGGTTGGATGTGAGTTTCAACAAcaataatattaataattatGATGATCAACATCAGTTTCTTCTTTCTCCTTATTCAACTCCATCTCCAAGTCCAGTTTCTAGTTCAAGAACCAAGTTTTACACTAGGGATTTTCCATCTCCTAGTCCAGTTTCTAGCTCCGGGTTGAGCTTTAGTCCAGTTTCTAGCTCCAACATGAGCTTTGTAGAAGATACCAAGAACAATGCAACAAACAGATACTACAATGAGAATGGATTAGGTGGGCCAGATTTTGGTTGGGTCAATGATCTCTTGacctaa